The Takifugu rubripes chromosome 7, fTakRub1.2, whole genome shotgun sequence genome has a segment encoding these proteins:
- the chd4b gene encoding chromodomain-helicase-DNA-binding protein 4 isoform X1 — MSGSEDEREDFGAADEHSLLPGEDDLDDALSEVEEVPKSKKKKKAKKSSRESRSSKRQRPIREEFPVSSPEHLIGSEAADRDPDEGAMRSESEGSDYAPGKKKKKRSSSAKDKKKSASAEKGSSSASKSKRKDPEPDDDDDDEEDCQPKSSAQLLEAWGMKDIDHVFTQEDYNALTNYKAFSQFVRPLIAAKNPKIAVSKMMTLMMAKWREFSTNNPLKGSATANAALAAANVAAAVENMVATGTDGASETAVAASAAPAAPAVAAAAPVVPQPAPAPPLRKAKTKEGKGPNARKKSKPAPKPPPKPKPKKVAPLKIKLGGLNSKRKRSSSDEDEPDVDSDFDDGSFSVSDGSNRSSRPKKKPKSSKKKKKVETEDGDGYETDHQDYCEVCQQGGEIILCDTCPRAYHMVCLDPDMEKAPEGKWSCPHCEKEGIQWEAKDELSEGEGEDEEDRRDEGVEEEDDHHIEFCRVCKDGGELLCCDTCPSSYHIHCLNPPLPEIPNGEWICPRCKCPPMKGKVQKVLTWRWGEPPAPTPVPRPADLPPDAPDPPPLAGRREREFFVKWCNMSYWHCSWVLELQLELNCQVMFRNYQRKTDMDEPPPVDFGGEGDDDKSSKRKNKDPLFARMEEEICRYGVKMEWLMIHRVLNHSVDKKNNVHYLIKWRDLPYDQSTWESEDMDIPEYDPYKQTYWNHRELMVGEEGRPGKKLKKTVKVKKAERPPANPVVDPTIKFDRQPDYLDSTGGTLHPYQLEGLNWLRFSWAQATDTILADEMGLGKTVQTAVFLYSLYKEGHSKGPFLVSAPLSTIINWEREFEMWAPDMYVVTYVGDKDSRAVIRENEFSFEGNAIRGGKKASKMKKDSTVKFHVLLTSYELITIDQAVLGSIEWACLVVDEAHRLKNNQSKFFRVLNNYQLQHKLLLTGTPLQNNLEELFHLLNFLTPERFNNLEGFLEEFADIAKEDQIKKLHDMLGPHMLRRLKADVFKHMPSKTELIVRVELSPMQKKYYKFILTRNFEALNTRGGGNQVSLLNVVMDLKKCCNHPYLFPAAATEAAKLPNGMYEGNSLVKSSGKLMLLQKMMRKLKEGGHRVLVFSQMTKMLDLLEDFLENEGYKYERIDGGVTGNMRQEAIDRFNAPGAPQFAFLLSTRAGGLGINLASADTVIIYDSDWNPHNDIQAFSRAHRIGQNRKVMIYRFVTKASVEERITQVAKKKMMLTHLVVRPGLGSKTGSMSKQELDDILKFGTEELFKDEIGDGDNKEDDSSVIHYDDHAIDRLLDRNQDATEDTELQSMNEYLSSFKVAQYVVKDEDDEEEEVEREVIKQEESVDPDYWEKLLRHHYEQQQEDLARNLGKGKRTRKPVNYNDGSQEERGIRQDWQEDQSDNQSDYSVASEEGDEDFDERSEANSRRPNRKGLRNDRDKPLPPLLARVGGNIEVLGFNARQRKAFLNAVMRYGMPPQDAFTNQWLVRDLRGKSEKEFKAYVSLFMRHLCEPGADGAETFADGVPREGLSRQHVLTRIGVMSLIRKKVQEFEHVNGQWSMPWMAELEENKRAAALAAGEDPKTPSTGTPADTQPNTPIPEDLSKSDEKEEGKKDCEDGKGTKKMDDSEIIEIPDESEKSPDLEKKEVDSTAEKEEKSTGNGEGGKEKEAEDAGKDKEEKDKTSELDDAPAEVKAEGSDGKNSEAEVGKDEKMDTSSPVEEKKELKEEKDGVKTEEATKLQNGENAKEGATAAPVVNVSEEKKKATKQRFMFNIADGGFTELHSLWQNEERAATVTKKTFEIWHRRHDYWLLAGIIQHGYARWQDVQNDVRFAILNEPFKGEMSRGNFLEIKNKFLARRFKLLEQALVIEEQLRRAAYLNMTEDPAHPSMALNTRFSEVECLAESHQHLSKESMSGNKPANAVLHKVLKQLEELLSDMKADVTRLPATIARIPPVAVRLQMSERNILSRLASRGPEVTSQSQSQTSQQMQVPR, encoded by the exons ATGTCGGGCAGTGAGGATGAGAGAGAAGACTTTGGAGCCGCGGACGAGCATTCACTTCTTCCCG GTGAGGACGATCTGGACGATGCTTTAtctgaggtggaggaggtgcccaagtccaagaagaagaagaaagctaaGAAAAGCAGCCgggagagcaggagcagcaagaGGCAGAGACCCATCAGAGAG GAGTTTCCAGTCAGCTCCCCAGAGCATCTAATTGGTTCTGAAGCAGCAGATAGAGATCCAGATGAGGGGGCTATGCGTTCCGAGAGTGAGGGAAGTGATTATGCCcccgggaagaagaagaagaagcgctCTAGCTCTGctaaagataaaaagaaaagtgcGAGTGCAGAGAAGGGAAGTTCGTCTGCCTCAAAGAGCAAACGCAAAGATCCAGAGCCtgacgatgacgacgacgacgaagaGGATTGCCAG CCTAAAAGCTCAGCGCAGCTTCTTGAGGCATGGGGCATGAAGGACATTGACCACGTATTTACTCAGGAAGACTATAATGCCCTCACTAACTACAAGGCCTTCAGCCAGTTTGTCAG GCCTTTAATTGCAGCTAAGAATCCCAAAATTGCTGTATCTAAGATGATGACATTAATGATGGCCAAGTGGAGAGAGTTCAGTACCAACAATCCTCTTAAG GGCTCTGCCACGGCTAATGCGGCCCTGGCAGCTGCCaatgtggctgcagctgtggagaACATGGTGGCCACCGGGACGGACGGAGCTTCTGAAACTGCCGTTGCTGCTTCAGCCgcccctgctgctcctgctgttgctgccgctGCCCCCGTTGTGCCCCAGCCTGCCCCGGCGCCTCCGCTCCGCAAGGCCAAGACTAAAGAGGGCAAAG GTCCGAACGCTCGTAAGAAGTCAAAGCCCGCCCCCAAGCCCCCGCCGAAACCCAAACCTAAGAAGGTGGCACCACTCAAGATCAAATTAGGGGGACTCAACAGCAAGAGAAAACGCTCCTCT AGCGATGAGGACGAACCTGATGTTGACAGTGACTTCGATGATGGGAGTTTCTCCGTGTCCGATGGCTCCAACCGCAGCAGTCGCCCTAAGAAGAAACCCAAAagttcaaagaagaaaaagaaag TGGAGACGGAGGATGGCGACGGCTATGAGACGGATCATCAGGACTACTGTGAGGTTTGCCAGCAAGGAGGAGAGATCATCTTGTGTGACACCTGTCCAAGAGCTTATCACATGGTCTGCCTGGACCCTGACATGGAAAAAGCACCCGAGGGCAAGTGGAGCTGCCCACACTGT GAGAAAGAAGGCATCCAGTGGGAGGCCAAGGATGAGCTCTCTGAAGGTGAaggggaggatgaggaagacaggagagatgaaggggtggaggaggaggatgaccaCCACATTGAATTCTGCCGGGTGTGCAAGGATGGAGGAGAGCTGTTGTGCTGTGACACCTGCCCCTCCTCCTACCACATCCACTGCCTCAACCCTCCGCTCCCCGAAATCCCTAATGGAGAATGGATCTGCCCCCGCTGCAAG TGTCCACCAATGAAGGGTAAAGTCCAGAAGGTTTTAacatggaggtggggggagcCACCTGCCCCCACACCTGTCCCTCGGCCTGCTGACCTTCCACCCGATGCTCCTGACCCCCCACCACTGGCTGGGCGCAGGGAGAGGGAGTTCTTTGTCAAATGGTGCAATATGTCCTACTGGCATTGCTCGTGGGTGCTGGAGCTCCAG TTGGAGCTGAACTGCCAGGTGATGTTCCGTAACTACCAAAGGAAGACTGACATGGACGAGCCACCACCTGTGGATTTCGGAGGggagggtgatgatgataaaagcagcaaaaggaAGAACAAGGACCCTCTTTTTGCCCGCATGGAGGAGGAGATCTGCCGCTACGGTGTCAAGATGGAGTGGCTGATGATCCATCGCGTCCTCAACCACAG TGTTGATAAGAAAAATAATGTTCATTACTTAATCAAATGGAGAGATCTGCCTTATGACCAGTCAACCTGGGAGAGTGAAGACATGGACATCCCTGAATATGACCCCTACAAACAGACATACTGGAATCACAG AGAACTGATGGTGGGTGAGGAGGGCAGACCTGGAAAGAAGCTGAAGAAAACGGTTAAAGTCAAAAAAGCAGAGAGACCGCCGGCTAACCCAGTCGTAGAC CCTACCATTAAGTTTGATCGCCAGCCGGACTACCTGGACAGCACAGGTGGAACTCTGCATCCATACCAGCTGGAAGGACTAAACTGGCTCAGGTTTTCTTGGGCTCAAGCCACAGATACAATCCTTGCTGATGAGATGGGTTTAGGCAAGACTGTGCAGACTGCAGTGTTCCTCTACTCTCTTTACAAAGAG GGCCACTCCAAAGGTCCCTTCCTGGTCAGCGCTCCCCTTTCCACCATCATTAACTGGGAGAGAGAGTTTGAGATGTGGGCTCCCGATATGTATGTGGTGACCTATGTCGGAGACAAAGACAGCAGGGCTGTCATTCGTGAAAACGAGTTCTCCTTTGAAGGGAACGCCATCCGGGGCGGGAAAAAAGCCTCCAAAATGAAG AAAGACTCAACAGTCAAGTTTCATGTCCTGCTGACATCCTATGAGTTGATTACCATCGACCAGGCTGTGCTTGGCTCCATTGAGTGGGCTTGTCTGGTGGTAGATGAGGCGCACAGGCTGAAAAATAACCAGTCCAAG TTTTTCAGAGTCTTGAACAACTATCAGTTGCAACACAAGCTGCTGCTAACTGGGACTCCTCTTCAGAATAACTTGGAAGAGCTCTTCCACTTGCTGAACTTCTTGACCCCAGAGAGATTCAA CAACCTGGAGGGATTTCTTGAGGAATTTGCAGACATTGCCAAAGAGGACCAGATCAAGAAGCTCCACGACATGCTGGGACCACACATGCTCAGGAGGCTGAAGGCCGACGTATTCAAACACATGCCTTCAAAGACAGAGCTCATTGTTAGAGTGGAACTTAGCCCCATGCAGAA AAAATACTACAAGTTCATTCTTACACGCAATTTCGAGGCCCTGAACACGCGTGGGGGTGGAAACCAAGTCTCCCTGCTCAATGTGGTGATGGACCTTaaaaaatgttgcaatcacCCCTACCTCTTCCCTGCAGCTGCCACA GAGGCAGCAAAACTTCCCAACGGCATGTATGAGGGGAATTCTCTGGTAAAGTCTTCAGGGAAACTGATGCTGCTCCAGAAGATGATGAGAAAGCTGAAGGAGGGGGGCCACAGGGTTCTTGTTTTCTCTCAGATGACCAAaatgctggacctgctggaggacttCCTGGAGAATGAGGGCTACAAATATGAAAGAATTGATGGTGGAGTCACTGGAAACATGAGGCAGGAGGCTATCGACCGCTTTAATG CTCCAGGCGCTCCTCAGTTTGCTTTCCTCCTCTCAACCAGAGCGGGAGGTTTGGGCATCAATCTTGCATCAGCTGACACCGTCATCATTTATGATTCTGACTGGAACCCCCACAACGACATCCAG GCCTTCAGTAGGGCTCACCGTATCGGCCAGAACAGGAAGGTGATGATCTATCGTTTTGTTACCAAAGCTTCTGTTGAGGAGAGGATTACGCAG GTGgcgaagaagaagatgatgctgaCCCATTTGGTCGTGCGACCTGGTCTTGGCTCCAAGACGGGCTCCATGTCTAAGCAGGAGCTCGACGACATCCTCAAGTTTGGAACAGAGGAGTTGTTCAAGGATGAAATTGGAGATG GGGACAATAAAGAGGACGACAGCAGTGTGATCCATTATGACGATCACGCAATCGACCGTTTGCTTGACAGGAACCAGGATGCCACAGAGGACACTGAGCTCCAGAGCATGAATGAGTACCTCAGCTCATTCAAAGTGGCCCAATATGTGGtcaaagatgaagatgatgag gaggaagaggtggaaagGGAGGTGATCAAACAGGAAGAAAGCGTGGACCCCGACTACTGGGAGAAGCTGCTCCGCCACCActatgagcagcagcaggaggatctTGCTCGAAATCTGGGCAAAGGCAAAAGAACTCGAAAGCCGGTCAACTACAATGATGGCTCCCAAGAGGAACGAGGTATAAGACAGG ACTGGCAAGAAGATCAATCTGATAACCAGTCAGACTATTCTGTGGCCTCTGAGGAAGGTGACGAGGACTTCGATGAACGAAGTGAAG ctaATTCCCGCAGACCAAACCGTAAAGGGTTAAGGAATGACCGGGACAAACCTCTACCTCCACTGTTGGCCAGAGTGGGCGGGAACATCGAG GTTTTGGGCTTTAATGCCCGACAGAGGAAGGCTTTCCTGAACGCTGTGATGCGTTATGGGATGCCTCCCCAGGATGCGTTCACTAATCAGTGGCTGGTGAGGGACCTTCGCGGGAAGTCTGAGAAAGAGTTTAA GGCCTACGTGTCGCTTTTTATGCGTCACCTGTGCGAGCCGGGAGCTGATGGAGCCGAGACCTTTGCGGACGGCGTCCCGCGTGAGGGTCTGTCTCGGCAGCACGTGCTCACCCGCATTGGTGTCATGTCGCTCATAAGAAAGAAG GTGCAGGAGTTTGAGCACGTGAACGGCCAGTGGTCGATGCCCTGgatggcagagctggaggagaacaagaGGGCTGCAGCTTTGGCTGCAGGCGAAGACCCAAAGACTCCTTCAACAGGGACTCCTGCTGATACGCAGCCAAACACTCCTATCCCAG AAGATTTATCTAAATCGGATGAAAAggaagagggaaagaaggaCTGTGAGGATGGCAAGGGAACCAAGAAGATGGATGATTCCGAG aTTATTGAAATTCCGGACGAGTCTGAAAAATCACCAGACCTTGAGAAGAAAGAAGTTGACTccacagcagagaaagaggagaagagtACAGGAAATggagaaggaggaaaggagaaagAGGCTGAAGATGCCGGCAAggacaaagaagaaaaggacaaaaccTCGGAGTTGGACGACGCTCCCGCTGAGGTCAAGGCCGAAGGTTCCGATGGAAAGAACAGTGAAGCCGAGGTGGGAAAAGATGAGAAGATGGACACCAGTTCAccagtggaggaaaagaaag AactaaaggaagaaaaagacgGTGTGAAAACAGAGGAGGCCACAAAGCTGCAGAACGGCGAGAACGCCAAAGAAGGTGCGACAGCTGCGCCGGTGGTTAACGTCAgcgaggagaagaagaaagcaacGAAGCAGAGGTTCATGTTCAACATCGCAGATGGAGGATTCACAG aGCTTCACTCACTGTGGCAGAACGAAGAGCGAGCCGCCACCGTCACGAAGAAAACTTTTGAGATTTGGCACCGTCGCCATGACTACTGGCTGCTGGCTGGCATCATACA ACACGGTTACGCTCGGTGGCAGGACGTGCAGAATGATGTGAGGTTTGCCATCCTCAATGAGCCCTTCAAAGGCGAGATGAGCAGAGGAAACTTCCTGGAGATTAAGAACAAGTTTCTGGCACGCAGGTTCAAG TTGTTGGAGCAGGCGCTGGTGATCGAGGAGCAGCTGCGCAGGGCGGCGTATCTGAACATGACCGAGGACCCGGCCCACCCGTCGATGGCCCTGAACACCCGCTTCAGTGAGGTGGAGTGTCTGGCTGAGTCCCACCAGCACCTGAGCAAAGAGTCCATGTCTGGAAACAAGCCTGCCAATGCAGTTCTACATAAAG TTctcaaacagctggaggagcttctgAGTGACATGAAAGCCGACGTCACACGTCTCCCCGCGACCATCGCCAGGATACCCCCCGTTGCCGTGCGGCTTCAA